The genomic interval TTTTTGACGTGAACTCAAGTTAACTGGCGTCTCAACCACAAGTTTCACAATCAAATCACCGATTGCGCCGCCGCGAACGCCTTTCACACCTTTACCGCGCATACGGAACATACGACCCGTTTGTGTTTCCGATGGCACTTTCAAGTTCACACGGCCATCGAGTGTCGGAACTTCCACTTCGCCACCCAGTGCCGCCATAGCAAAACTGACTGGCACTTCACAGTAAAGGTTATTGCCTTCACGTTCAAAGATGTGGTGCTCTCTTACGTGCACTTGCACATACAAATCACCGGCTGGAGCGCCGCGCTCGCCCGCTTCCCCTTCACCAGAGAGACGAATGCGATCACCGGTATCAACACCTGCTGGAATCTTAACATTGAGCGTTTTGGTTTTCTGCTTACGGCCTTGACCATGACACACATTACATGGGTCTTTGATGATCTTGCCTTTGCCGTGACAGGTTGGACAGGTTTGCTGCACAGCGAAGAAACCTTGGCGCATCTGAACCTGACCATGGCCATGACAGGTGCCACAAGTTTCGGCAGAAGTGCCTTTCTTCGCGCCCGAGCCTTCACAAGTATCACAATGAACCAATGTTGGAACTTCAATTTCCTTCGAGACACCACGAACGGCCTCTTCTAGCGACAGTTCCATGTTGTAGCGCAGATCCGCGCCACGCTGTGGACGTGCATGCCCGCCACCACGACGGCCACCACCAAAGATATCGCCAAAAACGTCACCAAAAATGTCGCCAAAGTCAGCGCCACCGCCACCACCGAAACCGCCGCCGAAGCCGCCACCACCTTGTTCAAATGCAGCATGGCCATATTGATCGTAAGCCGCTTTTTTCTGTGGATCGGTCAGAATTTCGTACGCTTCTTTTACTTCTTTAAACTTATCCGCAGCAGACTCGTCACCCTGATTGCGATCTGGGTGAAATTTCATAGCCAAGCGCTTATATGCTTTTTTGATGTCTCGCTCTGAGGCATCGCGGCTAACGCCTAATACTTCGTAAAAATCACGTTTTGACATATTGTTCGTCACCAATTAATTACTGCAAACGGTTGATTCCGCTTGGTGTTTGTATCGATATAGATAAAGGTGCGACGTTCTCAAACAATGCGGTCCTTTATCTATAAGTACACAGGTATTTACAAACTTACGGGCGTAAGAGTTACCCCAAACGCCCGCAAACAGGAAGTTAAACACCAGATGGCATATTGCCATCTGGTTAAACAAGATTATTTCTTGTCGTCTTTCACTTCTTCAAACTCAGCATCAACAACATCGTCTTCTTGAGACTGAGCACCAGCATCTGCTGAACCTTGTTGCGCTTGAGCTTGTTGCTGAGCGATTTCCATTAACTTTTGAGCTGCTGCCATTAGCGCTTGGATTTTCGCTTCGATCGCTTCTTTGTCTTCGCCTTTACGAGCTTCTTCAAGTTCGCTGATTGCGGCTTCGATCTTCGCCTTCTCATCTGCTGGTAGCGCTTCGCCCGCTTCTTCTACTTGCTTGCGTGTACCGTGGATGATTTGGTCAGCTTGGTTACGAGCAGTGGCTAACTCTTCGAACTTTTTGTCCGCTTCTTTGTTTGCTTCTGCTTCTTGTACCATTTTCTCGATCTCAGCGTCGCTTAGACCGCCAGAAGCTTGGATAGTGATCTTCTGCTCTTTACCCGTCTGCTTATCTTTCGCAGATACGTGTAGGATACCGTCCGCATCAAGGTCGAAAATGACTTCGATCTGTGGCATGCCACGTGGTGCAGGGTTGATACCTTCAAGGTTGAACTGACCTAGCGACTTGTTGTACATCGCTTGTTTACGCTCACCTTGTAGCACGTGAATCGTTACCGCACTCTGGTTGTCTTCCGCCGTTGAGAACACTTGGTTCGCTTTGGTTGGGATAGTGGTGTTCTTCTCAACCAATTTCGTCATTACACCACCCATAGTCTCGATACCTAGAGACAGTGGCGTTACGTCTAGTAGCAGAACGTCTTTCACATCACCCGCAAGTACACCACCTTGAACAGCCGCGCCTACCGCTACTGCTTCATCTGGGTTTACGTCACGACGAGGCTCTTTACCAAAGAACTCTGTTACTTTCGCTTGAACCATAGGCATACGAGTCTGACCACCTACTAGGATAACGTCAGTGATGTCACCTACAGAAAGATCTGCATCCGCAAGCGCAACTTTTAGTGGCTCAAGTGAACGTTGAACTAGGTCTTCAACCAGTGATTCTAGCTTCGCACGTGTCACTTTGATGTTCATGTGCTTAGGACCGGTTGCATCTGCCGTGATGTATGGCAGGTTTACGTCAGTCTGGTTAGTAGAAGACAGTTCGATCTTCGCTTTTTCTGCTGCTTCTTTAACACGCTGCATCGCTAGAGGATCTTTCTTCAGATCAAGACCTTGGTCTTTCTTGAATTCGGCTACTAGGTAGTTGATTAGA from Vibrio vulnificus NBRC 15645 = ATCC 27562 carries:
- the dnaJ gene encoding molecular chaperone DnaJ; translated protein: MSKRDFYEVLGVSRDASERDIKKAYKRLAMKFHPDRNQGDESAADKFKEVKEAYEILTDPQKKAAYDQYGHAAFEQGGGGFGGGFGGGGGADFGDIFGDVFGDIFGGGRRGGGHARPQRGADLRYNMELSLEEAVRGVSKEIEVPTLVHCDTCEGSGAKKGTSAETCGTCHGHGQVQMRQGFFAVQQTCPTCHGKGKIIKDPCNVCHGQGRKQKTKTLNVKIPAGVDTGDRIRLSGEGEAGERGAPAGDLYVQVHVREHHIFEREGNNLYCEVPVSFAMAALGGEVEVPTLDGRVNLKVPSETQTGRMFRMRGKGVKGVRGGAIGDLIVKLVVETPVNLSSRQKELLKEFEESCCGEAATKHKPKSEGFFNGVKKFFDDLTS
- the dnaK gene encoding molecular chaperone DnaK, which codes for MGKIIGIDLGTTNSCVAVLDGDKPRVIENAEGERTTPSVIAYTDGETLVGQPAKRQAVTNPENTLFAIKRLIGRRFEDEEVQRDIEIMPYKIVKADNGDAWVEAKGQKMAAPQVSAEVLKKMKKTAEDFLGEPVTGAVITVPAYFNDAQRQATKDAGRIAGLEVKRIINEPTAAALAYGLDKQGGDRTIAVYDLGGGTFDISIIEIDEVEGEKTFEVLATNGDTHLGGEDFDNRLINYLVAEFKKDQGLDLKKDPLAMQRVKEAAEKAKIELSSTNQTDVNLPYITADATGPKHMNIKVTRAKLESLVEDLVQRSLEPLKVALADADLSVGDITDVILVGGQTRMPMVQAKVTEFFGKEPRRDVNPDEAVAVGAAVQGGVLAGDVKDVLLLDVTPLSLGIETMGGVMTKLVEKNTTIPTKANQVFSTAEDNQSAVTIHVLQGERKQAMYNKSLGQFNLEGINPAPRGMPQIEVIFDLDADGILHVSAKDKQTGKEQKITIQASGGLSDAEIEKMVQEAEANKEADKKFEELATARNQADQIIHGTRKQVEEAGEALPADEKAKIEAAISELEEARKGEDKEAIEAKIQALMAAAQKLMEIAQQQAQAQQGSADAGAQSQEDDVVDAEFEEVKDDKK